One stretch of Sandaracinaceae bacterium DNA includes these proteins:
- a CDS encoding caspase family protein, protein MRRLVALALGIGLTAATASAGAQDIPMPRVERHAGGVTITLMPGVTPAIRVPTTLPGAAAPVAPAPVAPIEPAAPAQPNQPIQPAPEAPEATGPTGAPRLFGVFVGITDYPSASDLPFCADDARRMQRAFLNAGLMQVEHTAVLTDRAATRGQVTAAIDRFSRMAGAGDTVVFFFSGHGNQVPDQDGDELDGTDETLLFADGAMTDDELTALLARGAGRDFVALDSCYSGGFQRDLARLPDSVGFYASAEDQVSYVADEFSAGGYLSYHLAQNITRMAGRPIPMWELQRDLAADFERSGASQRQHLTVGLSRGVNTRTVLLDAPPAAIARYAVL, encoded by the coding sequence ATGCGGAGGTTGGTGGCGTTGGCGCTCGGGATCGGGCTCACGGCGGCGACCGCCAGCGCGGGCGCTCAGGACATCCCGATGCCGCGCGTCGAGCGACACGCCGGCGGGGTCACCATCACCCTCATGCCGGGCGTCACCCCGGCCATTCGCGTCCCGACGACCCTTCCGGGAGCCGCCGCACCCGTGGCCCCCGCGCCCGTGGCGCCCATCGAACCGGCCGCTCCCGCGCAGCCAAATCAGCCCATCCAGCCGGCGCCCGAAGCGCCCGAAGCCACCGGTCCGACCGGAGCGCCTCGCTTGTTCGGCGTCTTCGTCGGCATCACCGACTACCCCTCCGCCAGCGATCTGCCGTTCTGCGCCGACGACGCGCGGCGCATGCAGCGGGCCTTCCTCAACGCCGGGCTGATGCAGGTCGAGCACACCGCCGTGCTCACCGATCGCGCCGCCACGCGCGGTCAGGTCACGGCCGCCATCGACCGCTTCTCTCGCATGGCGGGGGCGGGCGACACCGTCGTCTTCTTCTTCAGCGGCCACGGCAACCAGGTGCCCGACCAGGACGGGGACGAGCTCGACGGAACCGACGAGACCCTCCTCTTCGCCGACGGCGCCATGACCGACGACGAGCTCACCGCGCTCCTGGCCCGGGGCGCGGGCCGCGACTTCGTCGCCCTCGACTCCTGCTACTCCGGCGGATTCCAGCGTGATCTGGCGCGCCTCCCCGACAGCGTCGGTTTCTACGCCTCGGCCGAGGACCAGGTGAGCTACGTGGCCGACGAGTTCTCCGCAGGCGGATATCTGTCCTACCACCTCGCCCAGAACATCACGCGCATGGCCGGCCGCCCGATCCCGATGTGGGAGCTCCAGCGCGATCTGGCCGCCGACTTCGAGCGATCCGGGGCGAGCCAGCGCCAGCACCTCACCGTCGGCCTCAGCCGCGGCGTCAACACCCGCACCGTCCTCCTCGACGCCCCGCCGGCCGCCATCGCCCGCTACGCCGTTCTCTAA
- a CDS encoding iron-sulfur cluster assembly accessory protein has translation MSETSNVSEDIPISVTQRAIEMGKQKLEEAGGGHLGIRVGVKGGGCSGLLYHFEFADDVREKRDLVAKVDGLTLLVDKRSLKYLAGSILDWNDSLVEYGFRWKNPNAEKDCGCGTSFTPKA, from the coding sequence ATGAGCGAGACTTCCAACGTCAGCGAAGACATCCCCATCTCGGTCACCCAGCGGGCGATCGAGATGGGCAAGCAGAAGCTCGAGGAGGCCGGCGGCGGTCACCTCGGGATCCGCGTCGGCGTGAAGGGAGGCGGCTGCTCGGGCCTGCTCTATCACTTCGAGTTCGCGGACGACGTGCGCGAGAAGCGCGATCTGGTGGCGAAGGTGGACGGGCTGACCTTGCTCGTGGACAAGCGCAGCCTGAAGTACCTGGCCGGCTCGATCCTCGACTGGAACGACAGCCTCGTGGAGTACGGCTTCCGCTGGAAGAACCCGAACGCCGAGAAGGACTGCGGCTGCGGGACGTCGTTCACGCCCAAGGCCTGA
- a CDS encoding SUF system Fe-S cluster assembly regulator — MLRISRIADYGVVLGTRLAALEPRALRSATDLAGDTGIPQPTVSKILKVLGRAGLVDSERGAHGGYRLARDADQTSVAEIIAAIEGPIGVTECGIEEDHADCSLSSQCDVRGNWQLINQAILSALEGISLAEMTRPAAPVLVSLGRKRTDGRPEVMEP; from the coding sequence ATGCTTCGAATCTCCCGCATCGCAGACTATGGCGTCGTGCTCGGCACGCGGCTGGCTGCGCTCGAGCCGCGCGCGCTGAGGAGCGCGACGGATCTGGCGGGCGACACGGGCATCCCGCAGCCCACCGTGAGCAAGATCCTCAAGGTGCTCGGCCGCGCCGGGCTGGTCGACAGCGAGCGCGGCGCGCACGGCGGCTACCGGCTCGCGCGAGACGCGGACCAGACGTCGGTGGCCGAGATCATCGCGGCCATCGAAGGGCCCATCGGGGTCACGGAGTGCGGGATCGAAGAAGATCACGCCGATTGTTCTCTCAGCAGCCAGTGCGACGTGCGCGGCAACTGGCAGCTCATCAATCAGGCCATCCTCTCGGCGCTGGAGGGCATCTCCCTCGCCGAGATGACGCGGCCCGCGGCCCCCGTGCTCGTCAGCCTGGGTCGCAAGCGAACGGACGGACGTCCGGAGGTCATGGAGCCATGA
- the sufB gene encoding Fe-S cluster assembly protein SufB: MSSTESLSSPEPLTSTEQIDQILDRKYEAGFVTDIEQEFAPPGLNEDTIRLISAKKEEPEWLLAWRLKAFAHWKRMKEPTWAKVDYPQIDYQSISYYAAPKQKPKLESLDEVDPKLLETYAKLGIPLHEQKMLAGVAVDAVFDSVSVATTFKGKLAEAGVIFCSISEAVKKHPELVKKYIGSVVPITDNFFATLNSAVFTDGSFVYVPKGVRCPMELSTYFRINASNTGQFERTLIIAEEGSYVSYLEGCTAPMRDENQLHAAVVELVAHDDAEIKYSTVQNWYPGDENGVGGIYNFVTKRGKCAGARSKISWTQVETGSAITWKYPSCVLEGDGSVGEFYSVALSNNYQQADTGTKMVHVGKNTRSTIISKGISAGHGQQTYRGGVSVAKGATGARNYTQCDSLLIGSECGAHTIPYIEVKNKTAQIEHEATTTRIGDDQLFYCRQRGLSEEDAVNLIVNGFCKEVLSELPMEFAVEAQKLLGISLEGAVG; encoded by the coding sequence ATGAGCAGCACCGAATCCCTGAGCAGCCCCGAGCCCCTCACGAGCACGGAGCAGATCGACCAGATCCTCGACAGGAAGTACGAGGCCGGCTTCGTCACGGACATCGAGCAGGAGTTCGCGCCGCCCGGTCTGAACGAGGACACCATCCGGCTCATCTCCGCCAAGAAGGAGGAGCCCGAGTGGCTGCTCGCGTGGCGGCTGAAGGCGTTCGCGCACTGGAAGCGCATGAAGGAGCCGACCTGGGCCAAGGTCGACTACCCGCAGATCGACTACCAGTCGATCAGCTACTACGCGGCGCCCAAGCAGAAGCCGAAGCTCGAGAGCCTCGACGAGGTCGACCCCAAGCTCCTCGAGACCTACGCCAAGCTCGGCATCCCGCTCCACGAGCAGAAGATGCTCGCCGGCGTGGCCGTGGACGCGGTCTTCGACTCGGTCTCGGTCGCGACCACCTTCAAGGGCAAGCTCGCCGAGGCGGGCGTGATCTTCTGCTCGATCAGCGAGGCGGTGAAGAAGCACCCCGAGCTGGTCAAGAAGTACATCGGCTCGGTCGTCCCGATCACCGACAACTTCTTCGCCACGCTCAATAGCGCGGTCTTCACGGACGGCAGCTTCGTCTACGTGCCCAAGGGCGTGCGCTGCCCGATGGAGCTGAGCACCTACTTCCGCATCAACGCCTCGAACACGGGGCAGTTCGAGCGGACGCTGATCATCGCCGAGGAGGGCAGCTACGTCAGCTACCTCGAGGGCTGCACGGCGCCGATGCGCGACGAGAACCAGCTGCACGCCGCGGTGGTGGAGCTGGTCGCGCACGACGACGCCGAGATCAAGTACTCGACGGTCCAGAACTGGTACCCCGGCGACGAGAACGGGGTCGGCGGCATCTACAACTTCGTGACCAAGCGCGGCAAGTGCGCCGGGGCGCGGAGCAAGATCAGCTGGACGCAGGTCGAGACCGGCTCGGCCATCACCTGGAAGTACCCGAGCTGCGTGCTCGAGGGCGACGGCTCGGTGGGCGAGTTCTACTCGGTCGCGCTGAGCAACAACTACCAGCAGGCCGACACGGGCACGAAGATGGTGCACGTCGGCAAGAACACGCGCTCGACGATCATCAGCAAGGGCATCAGCGCGGGCCACGGGCAGCAGACCTACCGGGGCGGCGTGAGCGTGGCCAAGGGCGCGACGGGCGCGCGCAACTACACGCAATGTGATTCGCTGCTGATCGGCAGCGAGTGCGGGGCCCACACGATCCCGTACATCGAAGTGAAGAACAAGACGGCGCAGATCGAGCACGAGGCGACGACCACCCGGATCGGCGACGACCAGCTCTTCTACTGCCGTCAGCGCGGCCTCAGCGAAGAGGACGCGGTGAACCTGATCGTCAACGGCTTCTGCAAGGAAGTCCTCAGCGAGCTCCCGATGGAGTTCGCCGTGGAAGCGCAGAAGCTGCTCGGCATCAGCCTCGAAGGCGCGGTCGGCTGA
- the sufC gene encoding Fe-S cluster assembly ATPase SufC gives MLKIENLHVNVDGKAILKGIDLEIAPGEVHAIMGPNGSGKSTLSYVLAGREGYEVTKGRVLFEGEDLLEMDPEDRAAKGVFLAFQYPVEIPGVNNVYFLKAAVNAIRKARGEDELDAIKFMKYAREKAKTVQLPPELLKRAVNSGFSGGEKKRNEIFQMAALEPKLAILDETDSGLDIDALRIVSDGVNALRAADRAMLVITHYQRLLDYIVPDRVHVLVDGKIAKSGDKELAKQLESTGYAEIQAQA, from the coding sequence ATGTTGAAGATCGAGAACCTCCACGTGAACGTGGATGGCAAGGCCATCCTCAAGGGCATCGACCTCGAGATCGCGCCGGGCGAAGTCCACGCGATCATGGGTCCCAACGGCTCGGGCAAGAGCACGCTGAGCTACGTGCTCGCGGGCCGCGAGGGCTACGAGGTCACGAAGGGCCGCGTGCTCTTCGAGGGCGAGGATCTCCTCGAGATGGATCCCGAGGACCGCGCCGCCAAGGGCGTCTTCCTCGCGTTCCAGTACCCGGTAGAGATCCCGGGCGTGAACAACGTCTACTTCCTCAAGGCCGCGGTGAACGCCATCCGCAAGGCGCGCGGCGAGGACGAGCTCGACGCGATCAAGTTCATGAAATACGCGCGGGAGAAGGCCAAGACGGTCCAGCTCCCGCCGGAGCTCCTGAAGCGCGCGGTCAACAGCGGCTTCTCGGGTGGCGAAAAGAAGCGCAACGAGATCTTCCAGATGGCCGCGCTCGAGCCGAAGCTCGCCATCCTCGACGAGACCGACTCGGGGCTCGACATCGACGCGCTGCGCATCGTCTCGGACGGGGTCAACGCGCTCCGCGCGGCCGACCGCGCGATGCTCGTCATCACCCACTACCAGCGCCTGCTCGACTACATCGTGCCCGACCGCGTGCACGTGCTCGTCGACGGCAAGATCGCGAAGTCTGGCGACAAGGAGCTCGCGAAGCAGCTCGAGTCGACCGGCTACGCGGAGATCCAGGCGCAGGCATGA
- the sufD gene encoding Fe-S cluster assembly protein SufD, which yields MSERTQGLLAAVPAEPRGDGPAWLKGLRQEAATALHERGFPGKKHESWRFTSVRDVVGTTYETASLEAVSPETASADAWVQQTLGDDGTFRVVLTEGRFTGAEGVPAGVSVRSLAEVLREEPALVEPVLGKLAPTEHFAALSSALFEDGAVVVVEKNAVVETPIHLVHVASPGASPKASYPRVVVIAREGSQAKVVESFLTREGDEKHLTNTVCEVQVGANARLEHVRITEGTEQALQLAYLSVGLDRDAFYGSRVVTLGGGLSRLELTARFDGPGSEVSLDGVYHVGGAEHVDHQVRVEHAAGHCTSHVRYRGLLDGRGHAVFNAMGIVKKDAQQSAAHQENRNLLLSDDATIDTKPHLEIDADDITASHGATIGTVDESSLFYMRSRGIPETQARDILTFAFVRELIDRVAHAPLVKRASDRVLDRLPHGDAIRELTE from the coding sequence ATGAGCGAGCGGACGCAAGGTTTGCTGGCCGCCGTGCCCGCCGAGCCGCGCGGGGATGGACCGGCCTGGCTCAAGGGGCTCCGTCAGGAGGCGGCGACGGCGCTGCACGAGCGCGGCTTCCCCGGCAAGAAGCACGAGTCGTGGCGCTTCACGTCGGTGCGTGACGTGGTCGGCACGACGTACGAGACAGCTTCCCTCGAGGCAGTGTCCCCGGAGACGGCGTCGGCGGATGCGTGGGTGCAACAGACGCTGGGCGACGACGGCACGTTCCGTGTGGTGCTCACCGAGGGGCGCTTCACCGGCGCCGAGGGTGTGCCGGCGGGAGTCAGCGTCCGCTCGCTGGCCGAGGTGCTCCGCGAGGAGCCTGCGCTGGTGGAGCCCGTGCTCGGCAAGCTCGCGCCAACCGAGCACTTCGCGGCGCTCAGCTCCGCGCTCTTCGAGGACGGCGCCGTCGTCGTGGTCGAGAAGAACGCGGTGGTCGAGACGCCGATTCATCTCGTGCACGTCGCCAGCCCGGGTGCCAGCCCGAAGGCGAGCTACCCGCGGGTGGTCGTCATCGCGCGCGAGGGCAGCCAGGCGAAGGTGGTCGAGAGCTTCCTGACCCGCGAGGGCGACGAGAAGCACCTGACCAACACGGTGTGCGAGGTGCAGGTCGGCGCGAACGCGCGGCTCGAGCACGTGCGGATCACCGAGGGCACGGAGCAGGCGCTCCAGCTGGCCTACCTGAGCGTGGGACTCGATCGCGACGCCTTCTACGGCTCGCGGGTCGTGACGCTCGGCGGCGGGCTGAGCCGGCTCGAGCTGACGGCGCGCTTCGACGGGCCGGGCAGCGAGGTGAGCCTCGACGGCGTCTATCACGTGGGCGGGGCCGAGCACGTCGACCATCAGGTCCGCGTCGAGCACGCGGCGGGTCACTGCACCAGCCACGTGCGCTACCGCGGCCTGCTCGATGGGCGCGGCCACGCGGTCTTCAACGCGATGGGCATCGTGAAGAAGGACGCGCAGCAGTCGGCGGCCCACCAGGAGAACCGCAACCTGCTCCTGAGCGACGACGCGACCATCGACACCAAGCCGCACCTCGAGATCGACGCGGACGACATCACGGCGAGCCACGGCGCGACCATCGGCACGGTCGACGAGTCGTCCCTCTTCTACATGCGCTCGCGCGGCATCCCCGAGACGCAGGCGCGGGACATCCTGACCTTCGCGTTCGTGCGCGAGCTGATCGACCGCGTCGCCCACGCGCCGCTCGTGAAGCGCGCGAGCGACCGCGTGCTCGATCGCCTGCCCCACGGCGACGCGATCCGGGAGCTGACCGAATGA
- a CDS encoding cysteine desulfurase — MSELATQPSHRAIPAIDAERVRRDFPALHQQVHGKPLVYLDSAATSLKPQVVIDAVTQVYAEDCANIHRAVHLLSQRATLAYESARGKVQAFLNAPAKKEVVFVRGCTEGINLVAQAWARPRLGAGDRIVVTHLEHHSNIVPWQILCQQTGAELVVVPITDAGEVRLDDLEAKLDERVKLVACSHVSNSLGTVLPVKAIAERAHAVGAKVLLDGAQAAPHVPVDVQDLDCDFYVFSGHKVYGPTGIGAVWGREALLSEAEPYQGGGDMIRSVTFERTTYAPIPSKFEAGTPNIAGAIGLGAAIDYLEGLGRENVAQREQELLAYGTEALKSVKGLRLVGTAPEKIGVLSFVMEDAHPHDIGTVVDAEGVAIRTGHHCTQPVMERFGVPATARASLGVYNNEADLDALVKALIKVQEMFS; from the coding sequence ATGAGCGAGCTCGCCACCCAGCCCTCCCATCGGGCCATCCCCGCCATCGACGCCGAGCGCGTGCGGCGCGACTTCCCCGCGCTGCACCAGCAGGTCCACGGCAAGCCGCTCGTCTACCTCGACAGCGCGGCGACGTCGCTCAAGCCGCAGGTCGTGATCGACGCGGTGACCCAGGTCTACGCCGAGGACTGCGCCAACATCCATCGCGCGGTGCACCTCTTGAGTCAGCGCGCGACGCTCGCCTACGAGTCCGCGCGCGGCAAGGTGCAGGCGTTCCTCAACGCGCCGGCCAAGAAGGAGGTCGTCTTCGTCCGCGGCTGCACCGAGGGGATCAACCTCGTGGCGCAGGCCTGGGCGCGGCCGCGGCTCGGCGCGGGCGACCGCATCGTCGTGACGCACCTCGAGCACCACAGCAACATCGTGCCCTGGCAGATCCTCTGTCAGCAGACGGGCGCGGAGCTGGTGGTCGTGCCCATCACCGACGCGGGCGAGGTCCGGCTCGACGACCTCGAGGCGAAGCTCGACGAGCGGGTGAAGCTGGTCGCGTGCAGCCACGTGTCCAACAGCCTCGGCACCGTGCTGCCGGTGAAGGCCATCGCCGAGCGCGCGCACGCGGTCGGGGCGAAGGTCTTGCTCGACGGCGCGCAGGCCGCGCCGCACGTGCCGGTGGACGTGCAGGACCTCGATTGCGACTTCTACGTCTTCAGCGGCCACAAGGTCTACGGGCCGACCGGCATCGGCGCGGTCTGGGGTCGCGAGGCGCTGCTCTCGGAGGCCGAGCCCTACCAGGGTGGCGGCGACATGATCCGCTCGGTCACCTTCGAGCGCACGACGTACGCGCCCATCCCGAGCAAGTTCGAGGCGGGCACGCCGAACATCGCGGGGGCCATCGGGCTCGGCGCGGCCATCGACTACCTCGAGGGGCTCGGACGCGAGAACGTCGCGCAGCGTGAGCAGGAGCTGCTCGCGTATGGCACCGAGGCGCTGAAGTCGGTCAAGGGCCTGCGGCTGGTCGGCACCGCGCCGGAGAAGATCGGCGTGCTCTCCTTCGTGATGGAGGACGCGCACCCGCACGACATCGGCACCGTGGTCGACGCGGAGGGCGTGGCCATCCGGACCGGACACCACTGCACCCAACCGGTGATGGAGCGCTTCGGCGTGCCGGCCACCGCGCGCGCCTCGCTCGGCGTCTACAACAACGAGGCCGACCTCGACGCGCTGGTGAAGGCGCTCATCAAGGTGCAGGAGATGTTCTCGTGA
- a CDS encoding SUF system NifU family Fe-S cluster assembly protein has product MSELRELYQEYVLDHGKNPRNFRYPEGATHTADGYNPLCGDKITVQVRLDGDVIADLGFQGQGCAISTASASTMTEAVKGKTLGEARDYFEKFIAMVKGEEEPDLSSDELETLSVFAGVAEFPMRVKCATLAWHTLTAALEGKAEVSTE; this is encoded by the coding sequence GTGAGCGAGCTGCGCGAGCTGTACCAGGAGTACGTCCTGGACCACGGGAAGAACCCGCGGAACTTCCGCTACCCCGAGGGCGCGACGCACACCGCGGACGGCTACAACCCGCTCTGCGGCGACAAGATCACCGTCCAGGTCAGGCTCGACGGCGACGTGATCGCCGACCTCGGCTTCCAGGGCCAGGGCTGCGCGATCAGCACGGCCAGCGCCTCGACGATGACGGAGGCGGTCAAGGGCAAGACGCTCGGCGAGGCGCGCGACTACTTCGAGAAGTTCATCGCGATGGTCAAGGGCGAGGAAGAGCCGGATCTCTCGAGCGACGAGCTGGAGACGCTGAGCGTCTTCGCGGGCGTGGCCGAGTTCCCGATGCGCGTCAAGTGCGCCACCCTCGCCTGGCACACGCTCACCGCGGCGCTCGAGGGCAAAGCGGAAGTCTCGACGGAGTAG
- a CDS encoding DUF59 domain-containing protein, with amino-acid sequence MADDIEHLKTKRIDPELIRKEHGKVSLGVLGQRPPEERIDEVTAGSGELAEIVPNEVLEERIVEALKTVYDPEIPLNLYDLGLIYGFVIDDDKNVEIEMTLTAPGCPVAGTLVREVAEKVGGVDGVRTSHVKLTWSPPWTKDRMTDEAKLELGLL; translated from the coding sequence ATGGCCGACGACATCGAGCACCTGAAGACCAAGCGCATCGATCCCGAGCTCATCCGGAAGGAGCACGGCAAGGTCTCGCTCGGCGTGCTCGGCCAGCGCCCGCCGGAGGAGCGCATCGACGAGGTGACGGCCGGCTCGGGCGAGCTCGCCGAGATCGTGCCGAACGAGGTGCTCGAGGAGCGCATCGTCGAGGCGCTCAAGACGGTCTACGACCCCGAGATCCCGCTCAACCTGTACGACCTCGGCCTGATCTACGGCTTCGTGATCGACGACGACAAGAACGTCGAGATCGAGATGACGCTGACCGCCCCGGGCTGCCCGGTGGCCGGCACGCTGGTGCGCGAGGTCGCGGAGAAGGTGGGCGGCGTCGACGGCGTGCGCACCTCACACGTGAAGCTCACCTGGAGCCCGCCGTGGACCAAGGACCGCATGACCGACGAGGCGAAGCTCGAGCTCGGCCTGCTGTGA
- a CDS encoding IscS subfamily cysteine desulfurase: MDNHSTTPLDPRVLEAMMPWLTERFGNAASRSHAYGWEAEEAVDAAREQVAALIGGSAREIVWTSGATESDNLAIRGVADAVAGGPSGAHIVTTRVEHKAVLDTCKRLEREGVEVTYLAVDELGRVSAEEVGAALRDETVLVSVMFVNNEVGAVQPIAEIGRLAKARGVIVHCDAVQGIGRLPFDVEEMSVDLVSLSAHKMYGPKGVGALWVRRKGPRVRLVGQIDGGGHERGMRSGTLNVPAIVGMGEAARIAKEELERDAAHARALRDRLWERLRAGLPDVQRNGPPLDETRHPGNLNVSFPFVEAESLMLALKDIVAVSSGSACTSASLEPSYVLRAMGVDDERAHASIRFGLGRFNTEEEVDRVSETLVSEVKRLRALNPAYRLAQRGVDVDW, encoded by the coding sequence ATGGACAATCACTCCACCACCCCGCTCGATCCGCGGGTGCTGGAGGCGATGATGCCATGGCTGACCGAGCGCTTCGGGAACGCCGCGAGCCGCAGCCACGCCTACGGCTGGGAGGCGGAGGAGGCGGTGGACGCAGCGCGCGAGCAGGTCGCGGCGCTCATCGGCGGCTCGGCGCGCGAGATCGTCTGGACCAGCGGCGCGACCGAGAGCGACAACCTGGCGATCCGGGGCGTCGCGGACGCCGTCGCCGGAGGCCCGTCCGGCGCGCACATCGTCACGACCCGGGTGGAGCACAAGGCGGTGCTCGACACCTGCAAGCGCCTCGAGCGCGAGGGCGTCGAGGTGACGTACCTCGCGGTGGACGAGCTCGGGCGCGTCTCCGCGGAGGAGGTCGGAGCCGCGCTCCGAGACGAGACCGTGCTCGTGAGCGTGATGTTCGTGAACAACGAGGTGGGCGCGGTCCAGCCCATCGCGGAGATCGGGCGCCTGGCCAAGGCGCGGGGCGTGATCGTCCACTGCGACGCGGTGCAGGGCATCGGGCGTCTGCCCTTCGACGTCGAGGAGATGAGCGTCGACCTCGTCAGCCTGAGCGCGCACAAGATGTATGGCCCCAAGGGGGTCGGCGCGCTCTGGGTGCGGCGCAAGGGTCCGCGTGTGCGGCTGGTCGGGCAGATCGACGGCGGTGGGCACGAGCGCGGCATGCGCTCGGGCACGCTGAACGTCCCGGCCATCGTGGGCATGGGCGAGGCGGCGCGGATCGCGAAGGAGGAGCTCGAGCGCGACGCGGCGCACGCCCGGGCGCTGCGTGACCGGCTCTGGGAGCGGCTCCGGGCCGGGCTCCCCGACGTCCAGCGCAACGGCCCTCCCCTGGACGAGACGCGCCACCCCGGCAACCTCAACGTCAGCTTCCCGTTCGTGGAGGCGGAGTCGCTCATGCTCGCGTTGAAGGACATCGTCGCGGTGAGCAGCGGCAGCGCCTGCACGAGCGCGAGCCTCGAGCCGAGCTACGTGCTGCGCGCGATGGGCGTCGACGACGAGCGCGCCCATGCGTCGATCCGGTTCGGGCTCGGGCGCTTCAACACCGAGGAGGAGGTGGACCGCGTCAGCGAGACCCTCGTGTCCGAGGTGAAGCGCCTCCGCGCCCTGAACCCCGCGTATCGCCTCGCCCAGCGCGGCGTCGACGTCGACTGGTGA